A genomic window from Candidatus Omnitrophota bacterium includes:
- a CDS encoding type II toxin-antitoxin system mRNA interferase toxin, RelE/StbE family yields the protein MWRIYEHRRVDKQTKSLPLEILKRYEKWKDIASLTGAKGIRLIKGFHDEALKGEWKGCRSSRLGAKYRIIYRVIDSEILIQVESITAHDYEKR from the coding sequence ATGTGGCGGATTTACGAACATCGTCGGGTCGATAAACAGACGAAATCCCTTCCTTTGGAAATTCTCAAACGTTATGAGAAATGGAAGGATATCGCATCGCTAACGGGCGCTAAAGGCATTCGGCTCATAAAAGGTTTTCACGACGAAGCGCTTAAAGGCGAATGGAAAGGTTGCCGTTCATCCCGTCTTGGCGCCAAATATCGAATAATCTATCGAGTCATCGACTCGGAAATTCTAATTCAAGTAGAGAGTATTACGGCCCATGATTACGAAAAGCGATAA